In a genomic window of Selenomonas ruminantium subsp. lactilytica TAM6421:
- a CDS encoding ParM/StbA family protein yields MLSIDVGFGNVKVYDGEEVTAFPSVYMEASEDYIPTTDPDDQLLELDGVKYHVGMTALNRGGEAPFDRTDMLRHKIFMLTAICAMTDTESFSDSVAVGLPISDYKAMKDALTKLKGKYEVSYNGKKCSVDIKKISVYAQSEAVYKLIAKDDKDIKRKVIGIVDIGQKTVDFAYFKRGTYVPENSGSLEKGVINAYRDIVKALENVGYNDIESYEAKLYIDKVPEEADKAFERMAKTIKNNLRINHWNLELMDSLYIVGGGTSFIAPHFKDTAYKPLDEMTAVFANAYGYYAGEKD; encoded by the coding sequence ATGCTTAGTATCGATGTTGGATTTGGTAATGTGAAGGTGTATGACGGCGAGGAGGTTACGGCTTTCCCGTCTGTTTACATGGAAGCATCGGAGGATTACATTCCCACTACTGATCCGGACGATCAGCTGCTTGAATTGGACGGTGTTAAGTACCATGTTGGTATGACCGCCTTGAACCGTGGCGGCGAAGCTCCATTTGACCGTACTGATATGTTACGTCACAAGATTTTCATGTTGACTGCTATCTGTGCTATGACGGACACAGAGAGCTTCTCCGATTCGGTTGCGGTTGGACTACCCATTAGCGATTACAAGGCCATGAAAGACGCTCTAACGAAGCTAAAAGGCAAGTATGAAGTGTCCTATAATGGCAAGAAGTGCTCCGTTGACATCAAGAAAATCTCCGTATATGCCCAGTCGGAAGCTGTCTACAAACTGATTGCCAAAGACGATAAGGACATCAAAAGAAAAGTGATTGGCATCGTTGACATTGGACAGAAAACCGTCGATTTTGCTTACTTCAAGCGCGGCACTTACGTCCCAGAGAACAGCGGCAGCTTAGAGAAAGGCGTTATCAATGCTTATCGGGATATTGTGAAAGCTCTTGAAAATGTCGGCTACAATGATATTGAGAGCTATGAAGCGAAGTTATACATTGACAAAGTACCCGAGGAGGCTGACAAAGCCTTTGAGAGAATGGCAAAGACTATCAAGAACAATCTCAGAATTAACCATTGGAATCTCGAACTGATGGACTCTCTTTACATCGTCGGCGGTGGCACCTCTTTCATTGCCCCCCACTTTAAAGATACTGCATATAAACCACTGGACGAAATGACAGCGGTATTTGCAAATGCTTACGGATATTATGCAGGAGAAAAGGACTGA
- a CDS encoding Rad52/Rad22 family DNA repair protein, with amino-acid sequence MAKKNDVEAQLKAPFPLADLEWRVGSTFKEGTKGILLPFVTARAIQERLDQVFGVEGWKNKPDIYEQGVVCTLTATTADGKVIEKADGAEFSQVSGLKGGISGALKRAASAMGIGRYLYDLPVINVELDHKRFKGKVVALPDEFVPESEKTGATEVKIEYYGFAGSDGGYNNHRGASNSAPLGNVSEDEIKAAMDFVVRNDKYNEGKKMSEVWEKSLRFLANGRDKEQARAARIVARHKGIAL; translated from the coding sequence TTGGCTAAAAAGAACGATGTCGAGGCTCAGCTGAAAGCTCCTTTTCCGCTGGCTGACCTTGAGTGGCGTGTTGGTTCCACTTTCAAAGAGGGTACAAAGGGGATTTTATTGCCTTTTGTGACAGCCCGAGCAATTCAGGAACGGCTCGACCAGGTGTTCGGCGTTGAGGGTTGGAAGAACAAACCGGATATTTACGAGCAGGGTGTTGTGTGCACTCTGACGGCTACAACCGCCGATGGTAAGGTGATTGAGAAAGCTGATGGCGCAGAGTTCTCACAGGTTAGTGGCCTGAAGGGTGGCATCAGTGGTGCTCTGAAAAGGGCTGCTTCTGCAATGGGCATTGGCAGGTATCTGTATGATCTGCCGGTTATCAACGTAGAACTCGACCACAAGCGGTTCAAAGGCAAGGTCGTGGCTCTCCCCGATGAGTTTGTTCCCGAATCGGAGAAAACTGGGGCGACGGAAGTTAAGATTGAGTATTACGGTTTCGCTGGCTCTGACGGCGGTTACAACAATCATAGAGGCGCATCCAATAGTGCACCCTTAGGTAACGTATCGGAAGACGAAATCAAGGCCGCTATGGACTTTGTGGTGCGTAATGACAAATACAACGAGGGCAAGAAGATGTCCGAAGTGTGGGAGAAATCCCTGCGCTTCCTTGCAAATGGTCGCGACAAAGAACAGGCCAGAGCAGCTCGAATTGTAGCTCGGCATAAGGGCATCGCACTGTAA
- a CDS encoding DnaB-like helicase C-terminal domain-containing protein — translation MERNSRRDTRIGGKIDVKTLVGQVDLVEFAEKYTDLQKQGDVYRGICPVCQHDNNSEFVIYDHKTYHCWACGSSGDVINLLRDKYKLDFFAAAEKLADMMNVDLTHDKGYKARKEAVNKRQEWARACQRNLKVVKDYLTKVRGLSDSTIDYFQLGADEHGNVSIPLIDANGRYVSWAVRRFEGQPKYLTGKNDEIFTKAEFLFNMRGAKERMTNTLYLVEGFFCAMSLYEAGFAAVAYNSSQPSKQHIQKMAALLKYHPELTVVLVPDNDGVAYPLVEKVRKNLLRYAPELPVEVLMLPDGMKDVNDFFVAGGTSEGFAQLPKEPIDLFVLKQELQKCGSRTAERKMVESYAKTVKDNLTLLQIASYLAGKWGVTTEAVDDFLQVSRQGMDLDSDFKDPDQCIAETVKMLKEPVMSYGVKTLDDGIRGAGRRKDVTIVGACSSVGKTFFVVCMAADMVVRQRKRIVFFSLEMSAGALFERLIACLLGRSSDIVDKMLIEGDPLAYSVLEKLREYIYVVDKNGLTIEEIDAYVKTANSKMFDGQLDCVFIDYLQYMKGCSEYQVLAETAKGLKPLAKNNNIHVVALSQLNRGVNPWERPDMGKLKGGGDIEASGDEILLLWRPEKDPNLLPDERELKKNKVMCAIGKARHGARIDETELIFDPATSRIRGV, via the coding sequence GTGGAAAGGAACTCTCGTAGAGATACCCGAATCGGAGGAAAAATAGATGTAAAAACCCTTGTAGGTCAGGTCGATTTAGTCGAGTTCGCTGAGAAGTACACGGATTTACAGAAGCAAGGTGATGTGTACCGGGGAATATGCCCTGTTTGTCAGCACGATAACAACAGTGAATTTGTTATATACGACCACAAAACCTACCATTGCTGGGCGTGCGGCTCATCGGGCGACGTTATCAATCTGTTGCGGGATAAGTATAAGCTGGACTTTTTCGCGGCGGCTGAGAAACTTGCCGATATGATGAACGTAGATTTAACCCATGACAAAGGCTATAAGGCCAGAAAAGAAGCGGTAAATAAAAGACAGGAATGGGCGAGAGCCTGCCAGCGCAATCTGAAGGTAGTCAAGGACTATCTCACTAAGGTGCGCGGCCTGTCAGACAGCACAATAGACTATTTTCAGTTAGGTGCGGATGAGCACGGAAATGTATCTATCCCCCTGATCGACGCAAACGGTCGCTATGTAAGCTGGGCAGTTCGCCGCTTTGAAGGTCAGCCAAAATATTTGACTGGTAAGAATGACGAGATTTTTACTAAAGCGGAATTTCTCTTTAATATGCGTGGCGCAAAGGAGAGAATGACGAACACCCTCTACTTAGTGGAGGGCTTTTTTTGTGCCATGAGTTTGTATGAAGCTGGTTTTGCGGCAGTGGCATACAATAGCAGCCAACCCTCGAAACAGCATATACAGAAGATGGCAGCACTTTTGAAATATCATCCTGAGCTGACAGTGGTGCTGGTGCCGGATAATGACGGCGTGGCCTACCCGCTGGTCGAAAAAGTCAGGAAGAACCTTCTGCGATATGCTCCTGAGTTACCTGTGGAAGTGCTGATGTTGCCGGATGGCATGAAGGATGTCAATGACTTCTTTGTTGCTGGTGGCACATCGGAAGGATTTGCACAGTTGCCGAAAGAGCCGATTGACCTGTTTGTGTTGAAGCAGGAACTGCAGAAGTGCGGGAGTCGAACGGCAGAGCGCAAAATGGTGGAGTCATACGCCAAGACAGTCAAGGATAATCTTACCCTGCTGCAGATCGCGAGTTATCTTGCTGGCAAATGGGGAGTCACGACAGAGGCCGTAGACGACTTCCTGCAGGTGTCCCGGCAAGGCATGGATTTAGACAGTGATTTCAAAGACCCCGACCAATGTATCGCGGAAACCGTGAAAATGCTGAAAGAGCCAGTTATGTCATATGGTGTCAAGACTCTTGATGATGGTATCAGGGGGGCTGGCCGGAGAAAAGATGTAACCATTGTTGGTGCGTGTTCCTCGGTCGGCAAGACATTCTTTGTTGTCTGTATGGCGGCAGATATGGTGGTGCGTCAGCGTAAGCGTATTGTGTTCTTCTCGCTGGAAATGAGCGCGGGGGCGTTGTTTGAGCGTCTTATCGCCTGTTTGCTGGGGCGCAGTTCGGATATTGTCGATAAAATGCTCATCGAAGGAGATCCGCTGGCCTATTCCGTACTGGAGAAGTTGCGCGAATACATCTATGTTGTCGATAAGAACGGCCTGACCATCGAGGAAATTGATGCCTATGTCAAAACCGCGAACAGTAAAATGTTTGATGGCCAGTTAGACTGTGTGTTTATTGACTATCTGCAGTATATGAAAGGGTGTTCCGAGTATCAGGTGTTGGCTGAAACGGCGAAAGGGCTGAAACCACTGGCGAAAAACAACAACATCCATGTGGTGGCTCTCAGTCAGTTGAACCGTGGTGTTAATCCGTGGGAGCGTCCTGACATGGGCAAACTAAAAGGCGGTGGCGACATCGAAGCATCCGGGGATGAAATTCTGCTGCTTTGGAGGCCGGAAAAAGATCCGAACCTGTTACCAGACGAACGAGAGTTAAAGAAAAACAAGGTTATGTGTGCGATAGGAAAGGCTCGTCATGGTGCTCGTATAGACGAAACAGAGCTGATTTTTGATCCAGCCACATCGAGAATAAGAGGTGTATAG
- a CDS encoding MmcB family DNA repair protein — protein sequence MAKRPETLELENALMAKTVEFRTFGCPEVTIGWYGRKRVDFMQTNTKGIIWCYEIKVTVSDFHSKHGHNFMGHYNYYVMTPELYEQVKGEIPSEVGVLVGKYLDCKKKSKRKKLTAEQAEMMRLYLTRSMAREVKKNWKSHNGDIINEYERRVAYWKRAYEIERERNADRIQYRRR from the coding sequence ATGGCGAAACGACCTGAAACCCTTGAACTGGAAAACGCGTTGATGGCAAAGACGGTCGAGTTTAGGACGTTCGGATGCCCCGAAGTAACCATTGGCTGGTACGGTAGAAAGCGCGTAGACTTCATGCAAACGAATACGAAGGGTATTATATGGTGCTATGAAATCAAAGTGACTGTAAGCGATTTTCACAGTAAGCATGGCCATAATTTTATGGGGCACTATAACTACTACGTTATGACACCTGAACTATACGAACAGGTCAAAGGCGAAATCCCCAGTGAGGTTGGTGTACTGGTTGGCAAATACCTTGACTGTAAGAAGAAGTCCAAGCGTAAGAAGCTGACCGCAGAACAGGCCGAAATGATGCGGTTGTATCTGACCAGATCAATGGCTCGTGAAGTCAAAAAGAACTGGAAAAGCCACAATGGGGACATCATCAACGAATATGAGCGGCGAGTCGCATACTGGAAACGCGCATACGAAATCGAGCGAGAAAGAAACGCCGACAGAATACAATACAGAAGGAGATAA
- a CDS encoding DUF3310 domain-containing protein — translation MKKRFENGNTYASKLYQLLTSSSKTIRVYSVKTLRMLLGVPAGSYQTGSVQLLLKSIVYEPVETINQKTALKVCYESIKVKGEVVAVKFTVKYPTAKAEQPRQMEFSAAPNSHIVPTVDEKGKMCFATVSENPIINKTTTKEEVPKFLAIEGKPLTIDDAVSHPSHYTDGRIEVIEFIQDKKLDFCRGNIVKYVSRAGKKGDKSKELEDLKKARQYCDFAINQLEGRIWNT, via the coding sequence GTGAAAAAAAGATTTGAAAATGGCAATACATACGCAAGCAAACTGTATCAGCTTTTGACAAGTTCCAGTAAGACAATCAGGGTTTATTCTGTAAAGACGCTCCGAATGTTGCTGGGAGTTCCTGCGGGTTCTTATCAGACAGGAAGTGTGCAGTTGCTTCTGAAGTCTATTGTCTACGAGCCGGTGGAAACAATCAACCAAAAGACAGCCCTGAAGGTGTGCTATGAAAGCATCAAAGTAAAGGGCGAGGTTGTTGCAGTCAAGTTTACTGTAAAATACCCCACAGCCAAGGCCGAGCAGCCGCGACAGATGGAGTTTAGTGCAGCACCCAATTCGCATATTGTTCCCACAGTAGACGAAAAAGGGAAAATGTGTTTTGCGACCGTTTCGGAAAATCCGATTATCAACAAGACAACCACGAAGGAAGAAGTGCCAAAATTCCTTGCTATTGAAGGTAAGCCCTTGACTATTGATGATGCAGTTTCTCATCCCAGTCACTATACAGATGGGCGCATCGAGGTTATCGAATTTATACAAGACAAGAAGCTGGACTTCTGCAGAGGCAACATTGTTAAGTATGTCAGCAGAGCCGGGAAGAAGGGGGACAAATCGAAGGAGCTGGAGGATCTGAAGAAGGCTCGTCAGTATTGCGATTTCGCTATCAATCAGTTGGAGGGCAGAATATGGAATACTTAA